In Anaerolineae bacterium, the DNA window GCAGCGCCGGCAAAATTGTTTCCAAATTTTCACGCACTGCTTTGGGGCTGCCCGGCAAATTCACAATAAGGGTTTGTCCTCTAATTCCGGCCACCATTCTGGAAAGCATAGCGTGCGGTGTAATGGCCAAACTATCACCCAACATCGCCAAAACCAGACCAGGCGCTTCTTTTTGGATAACCAGGCGGGTGGCTTCGGGCGTAACATCGCGTGGGGCAAAGCCGGTGCCGCCGGTGGTCAAAATCAGATCCAGGTGATGCTGCTCAACCCAGGCTACCAACGTATCTTTAATCAGGTCAAGTTCATCAGGTACAGCGGCCAAACGTTCAATCGCGCCATTGAGTCTCTCTACAATGACCTGTTGAATAACGGGGCCGCTTCTGTCTTCAGTCACACCCGCCGAGACCCGATCACTGACGGTTAAAATGCCCACTTTAGGTTGCATAACATTTACAAAGTTTCGCTGCTGTCAATCAAGGGCTGCCAGGGCCCGTGGATGCCGTCTTCAGTTACGCCATAGTAAACGTGTAAGGTCTCGTCGGGGTCGCGCTGCACCAGATCAAACCGAATTTGCCCGCCGCGTTTGTACTTTTTCCACAGGCCAATATCTCCCTGCCATTCAACTTTGCCTACATCCACTCTATTTGTTTCGTGCTCGGTGAGGGCATATTGCCACAGCTTTCTGGCCGATTGCCTGGTGACATTATGCACAATATTGCCGTTGCGTAAATCGCGCAGGCTGTAGTAGTTTTGGCCTTTGCGGGTTTCGGTTAACACAATCTCTACCCCGGTTTTTGGTTCCGGCGACACGTTGTTTTGCAGAACCGGCTCAGTTTCCGGTTGGGAGACAGGCCTGTCGGGCGCAGACGCAACGATGGTATTGGCCTTTGTTTTTAGATTTCGTTCCACCAGGGCCACAATTTCATCCCGCACGGCCAGGTTGCTTTCGGTTTCGTCCCTAACGTAAACTTTATAATCGTCAATCACGTAAGGCGGGTCTTCGCCGGCGGGCACCGAAATTTGCAGAACCTTTTTACCCTGGGTCTGGTGCTCGTCAATTTTTATATCCAGGGGGGGCGTGATCTTTTTCTCAACCTCGTCGCGGATAACTTTGGTGGCCTCTCGCGGTTTGGCGACCCCCATGACCGGCTTTTTTGAGTCGTCAGACAGGCCGACAAAAACCGTGCCCCCGTTGGCGTTGGCAAAGGCGCCAATATCGCACAGAATAGCATATAAATTGCCGCCCTTGCGCGTCATCGACTCGTGAAACGATTGCACAATGTTGGTTCCTTGCTGGCGGGCGGCCAGAATGTGATCAAAGGGGGCTTGAGAAGGGCGAAAGGGCCGGGTTCTGGAGAAGTCATTGCTTAAAAAAAGCGCCTTCAGGGCCTCAAACGTTGGCTCTGGTAGTTTGGCCTCGGTTACCCGATCTCCCACCCCCAGCCGATTTTTTTCGTTGGGGTCGCGGTTAAGGCGGTGAGCGTCGGAGCCTTGAATGCAATGCATGCGGCGCGGGTATTCCGGTTTAGAGCCGTTGAAAAAATTGGCCGTTGTGCGCCGCCGTTTGCTTTCCAGGTCGGTCACTTCCAGCGCGTGCAAGTTGGGGTCTTGGGTGTAGGCAATTTTGGTTTGCCCGCCAAAATCAAAACCTTGCATGGCCACGCCGTGCGACGAATTGGCATGCGCCGCAATAGCCAAACCACCGGCCTCGTTGATGATACGGTAGGCGGTCAGCACGTCAACCGTGGCCCCCACCTCGGTAGAGCCTACGTCTAACAAATGAGGCGGCACATGCAGGCTTAACAAAATGTGTTCCAGAGTGCGCAGGTTTGTTTCTGGCGGAAAGATGCCCAACACGTGAAAGCCCAGGGTAGCGGTCAATTCAAAACCAGGCAGAAGGAGTACTTCTTGGAGCAGATGGCGATATTCGTTCAGGCGCTGTTTTTCTTCAGGGCGAATCCGATTGAGTTGCTCCAGCAATTCAAGCTCTTCAACCTCTTTCCGCAACGCCCTGATCCCGCCCACCGTATTGTGGTCGGTAAAGGCAATAATGTCAAGGCCGCAGGCCGCAGCTTTTCTCAGAATATCAAGATAGCTGACCGTTGGTTCGTGGTAATCTTTAGAGGCAGGCGTATGTAAGTGTAAGTCAAGCCGGTACCAATTCATCTTATCCTGATAAATTTGTCGTTTTTGGGACACAATCAGTCAACCTCACCAGGCGGGAGGTTATGCCTCCTTCCCATGCAAAATTTGATCGCGAAATTCCTTAACTGTCTGGGTGATATCATCCCAGTTGAAAGGTTTGAGGATAAAATTGCTGGCGCCGGCGGCCAAACATTCCTGGCTGCGGTCAATGGCAGAGGTCATTAAAACCGGCAGGTGTTGCCAATTGGCGTTACTGCGGATATCGGTGAGATATTTTAGGGTGTCTTTGGATCCCAGGTGATAATCTAAAAAGAGAATATCCGGGTTGTACTGGTTTAAGATTAAAAAAACATCGTCGTTTTCTACGTGATGAACAAAATTTACTTGATAACCTTCCATTTCTAAAGTTGTTTTTAGTAACGTACAGGTTGTGGGATCATCTTCTATGATTAAAATGTTTAACGGTTCCATGTATTTATGTTCTTATTTTTGAATATAGGTAAAAATTTCTGGCAATGGTCAATCAAAAAATTATACCATCTGCCCAACCAAAGCGCAATCTTTTCTAAAATTTGGAATGTGGCCCAAATTTTGGGCCACAGGTAACAAAACATTGTCCTGTCCTTGGCCTACGGCCTAAAAATCGAGATAGGTTTTAAAATTACTTGCTTAACTTTTTCTGATCACGTCTAACCGGACTGATGGTTGTTGGGCATAATTTACCGGGCCTTGTTGCCAGAGCCGTCCCCATGCGGGTCAGGAATTTTGGTTGCCAGGAGCACTACCGAGCGTGGTTGCACCAGATAGGTGGGCGAGTCAATCACCGGCGCGTCGGCCCACTGGTAAAAATCTTGGGGCGATTCCGGGAACGTATCAATAATCTGCCGCCAGCGCCCCCGCGAGTCTCCCGGGACGGGCGGAATTTCAAATTCAAGCGCCTGCCAATAGGCGTTGAAGATAATGTGAAACGAACAGGTGTCGGTGATATTTTTGATGGTCAAGGCCAGGCTGTGAGAGTCGCGCCCCCAATCGGGTTGGCGCAGTTTGACGCCATGCCATTGAAGCTGGGCCTGCTGTAATAATTGGGTCAGGACCAGCCCCTGGTCTTGCTTGAGGGCATTGAGTTTTAAGCGCAGGTTGACCAGGTTTTTTACAAACCGCAGGATGCTGGCATGTTGGTTTAGCAGGGACCAATCAAACCAACTTATCTCGTTGTTCTGGCAGTAGGCGTTATTGTTGCCCTGCTGGGTGTGCCTTACTTCGTCGCCCATCAGCAGCATCGGAGTGCCCAGGGCCAGCAGCGTGATGGTCAAAAAGTTCTTGATCTGCCGGTTGCGTAATTGCTCAATAGCCGGATTATCCGTTGGGCCTTCAACGCCGCAATTCCAACTCAGGTTATGGTTGTAGCCGTCACGATTTTCTTCTTTGTTGGCTTCATTGTGTTTTTGATTGTAAGATACCAGATCGTTGAGGGTGAAGCCATCGTGGCAGGTGACAAAATTGATGCTCTGTTCCGACTCTCGCTCTTCGTGGCCGTAAATATCGGGGCTGGCCAGAAAACGTTTGGCCAGGTTAGACACCGTATCCGGGTCGCCCCTGACAAAACTGCGCACATCGTCTCTAAATTTCCCGTTCCATTCTTTCCAGCGGTCGCCAATAAAGCTGCCCACCTGGTACAAGCCGGCGGCGTCCCAGGCTTCGGCAATTAACTTGGCGCCGGCCAAAATGGGATCAGACTCAATTTCCCACAGGATGGGGGGATTGGCCAGGGGCTGGCCGTTTTCGTCTCGCGCCAAAATCGAGGCCAGGTCAAAGCGAAAGCCGTCTACGTGCATTTCTTTAACCCAATAGTGCAGGCTGTCCACAATCAGCCGGCGGACAATGGATTGGTTGGCGTTTAAGGTATTGCCGGTGCCGCTGTAATTGGCATACCGGCTTTGCTCTTCTTCCAGAAGGTAGTAGGCCCGGTTTTCTAACCCCCGGAAACAGAACGTTGGTCCGTGTTCGTTGCCTTCGGCGGTGTGATTGTACACCACATCCAGAATCACCTCAAGGCCGGCCTGGTGCAGCGCCTTGACCATGTCTCGAAATTCGTCCAAAGGCCCTAAAAGGTCCTGGCGAGAACTATACCCCCGATGGGGGGCAAAAAAGGAGATAGGGCTATAACCCCAGTAGTTGCTCAAGCCCTCCGGCGCGTCCTGCTCGTCGAATTGAAAGACCGGCAGCAGTTCCACGGCCGTGGTCCCCAATTTTTGCAAATAAGGGATTTTTTCGACCAGACCGGCGTAGGTGCCGCGTTTTTCAGGCGCAACGCCCGAATTGGGATGGCGGGTAAATCCGCCAACGTGCATTTCGTAGATGATGGTTTCGGCGGACGGCCGGCGTAAGGGCGCATCCCCGGCCCAATCGTAGGTGCCGGAATCAACCACAATACTTTTGAGCGCCATGGCGGTATTGTCTCCGGGTTGAATGGCCGCGGCCCGGCTGTAATTTTGGCCAAAAGCAAGGCCGCGGCCGTAGGGGTCGAGCAGAACCTTTTTACCGTCAAAGCGCAGGCCGGCCTGCGGGGCAAAGGGGCCATGCACGCGATAACCGTACAGTTGGCCCGGTTTGAGGCCGGGCACAAAAACGTGCCAGTAATAAAAAGTGCGGTTTAGCCTGGGATCGAGCGTGATTACCTGGGCCGGTTGCGGCGCATCAACATCGTCAAACAGCAATAATTCCACGGCAGCGCCATTTTTTGAAAACAGGCTAAAGTTGACGCCGTCTGGATAAACCGTAGCTCCCAGGGGAAAACTTTGGCCCGGTTTGAGATTTTTTGGGCGGTCCCGCTCATTCATTATTCGGTCAATCTCCCAGCGTGGCCACCATAATGGCTTTGATGGTATGCATCCGGTTTTCGGCCTGGTCAAATACTATGGAACGTTCCGATTCAAAAACATCCTCGGTTACTTCCATTGCCTCTAACCCAAATTTTTGATAAATCTCCTCGCCAATAGCGGTTTCCCGGTTATGGAAAGCGGGTAGATCGTGCATAAATTTGACCGCCAGATTGCCGGTGAGGGCCACCACTTGCCGATTGACCTGGTACGGTTTGAGCAGCTCAATCCGTTCCGCCCACGCCGACTCCGGCTCGCCCATTGAAACCCAAACGTCGGTATAAAGAAAATCAACACCTTTAACGCCCTCGGCCACATTTTCGGTCAGGGTGATTTTGGCCCCGGTTGTTTGAGCAATGTCCCGGCACTGTTTGACCAATGTTTCGGTGGGCCAGTTGGTTTTGGGCGCGGCCAGGCGAACGTCCATCCCCATTTTAGCGCCGCCAACCAACAGCGAGTTGCCCATATTGTTCCGCGCATCACCCAGGTAACAAAAAGAAATGTGGCGCAGGGGTTTGGGACTGTGCTCTTGCATGCTCAGAAAATCGGCCAGGATTTGGGTGGGGTGAAATTCATCGGTTAAGCCGTTCCAAACCGGCACGCCGGCGTAGGCCGCCAGCTCTTCACACCTGGCCTGGGAAAAACCGCGATATTGGATGCCGTTGTACAGGCGGCCCAGCACCCGGGCGGTGTCCTTCATTGATTCTTTGTGGCCAATCTGCGAGCCGGTTGGCCCCAAATAGGTAACGTGCGCGCCCTGATCGTGGGCGGCCACTTCAAAAGAACATCGGGTGCGGGTGGAGGTTTTTTCAAAGATAAGGGCAATATTTTTGCCTTTTAACCGGGGCTGTTCATAACCGCCATACTTGGCCGTTTTAAGA includes these proteins:
- a CDS encoding response regulator codes for the protein MEPLNILIIEDDPTTCTLLKTTLEMEGYQVNFVHHVENDDVFLILNQYNPDILFLDYHLGSKDTLKYLTDIRSNANWQHLPVLMTSAIDRSQECLAAGASNFILKPFNWDDITQTVKEFRDQILHGKEA
- the argF gene encoding ornithine carbamoyltransferase, yielding MAFNLRQRSFVKLLDFTPTEIMFLLELAKNLKTAKYGGYEQPRLKGKNIALIFEKTSTRTRCSFEVAAHDQGAHVTYLGPTGSQIGHKESMKDTARVLGRLYNGIQYRGFSQARCEELAAYAGVPVWNGLTDEFHPTQILADFLSMQEHSPKPLRHISFCYLGDARNNMGNSLLVGGAKMGMDVRLAAPKTNWPTETLVKQCRDIAQTTGAKITLTENVAEGVKGVDFLYTDVWVSMGEPESAWAERIELLKPYQVNRQVVALTGNLAVKFMHDLPAFHNRETAIGEEIYQKFGLEAMEVTEDVFESERSIVFDQAENRMHTIKAIMVATLGD
- the glgX gene encoding glycogen debranching protein GlgX; translation: MNERDRPKNLKPGQSFPLGATVYPDGVNFSLFSKNGAAVELLLFDDVDAPQPAQVITLDPRLNRTFYYWHVFVPGLKPGQLYGYRVHGPFAPQAGLRFDGKKVLLDPYGRGLAFGQNYSRAAAIQPGDNTAMALKSIVVDSGTYDWAGDAPLRRPSAETIIYEMHVGGFTRHPNSGVAPEKRGTYAGLVEKIPYLQKLGTTAVELLPVFQFDEQDAPEGLSNYWGYSPISFFAPHRGYSSRQDLLGPLDEFRDMVKALHQAGLEVILDVVYNHTAEGNEHGPTFCFRGLENRAYYLLEEEQSRYANYSGTGNTLNANQSIVRRLIVDSLHYWVKEMHVDGFRFDLASILARDENGQPLANPPILWEIESDPILAGAKLIAEAWDAAGLYQVGSFIGDRWKEWNGKFRDDVRSFVRGDPDTVSNLAKRFLASPDIYGHEERESEQSINFVTCHDGFTLNDLVSYNQKHNEANKEENRDGYNHNLSWNCGVEGPTDNPAIEQLRNRQIKNFLTITLLALGTPMLLMGDEVRHTQQGNNNAYCQNNEISWFDWSLLNQHASILRFVKNLVNLRLKLNALKQDQGLVLTQLLQQAQLQWHGVKLRQPDWGRDSHSLALTIKNITDTCSFHIIFNAYWQALEFEIPPVPGDSRGRWRQIIDTFPESPQDFYQWADAPVIDSPTYLVQPRSVVLLATKIPDPHGDGSGNKAR
- a CDS encoding putative DNA binding domain-containing protein produces the protein MSQKRQIYQDKMNWYRLDLHLHTPASKDYHEPTVSYLDILRKAAACGLDIIAFTDHNTVGGIRALRKEVEELELLEQLNRIRPEEKQRLNEYRHLLQEVLLLPGFELTATLGFHVLGIFPPETNLRTLEHILLSLHVPPHLLDVGSTEVGATVDVLTAYRIINEAGGLAIAAHANSSHGVAMQGFDFGGQTKIAYTQDPNLHALEVTDLESKRRRTTANFFNGSKPEYPRRMHCIQGSDAHRLNRDPNEKNRLGVGDRVTEAKLPEPTFEALKALFLSNDFSRTRPFRPSQAPFDHILAARQQGTNIVQSFHESMTRKGGNLYAILCDIGAFANANGGTVFVGLSDDSKKPVMGVAKPREATKVIRDEVEKKITPPLDIKIDEHQTQGKKVLQISVPAGEDPPYVIDDYKVYVRDETESNLAVRDEIVALVERNLKTKANTIVASAPDRPVSQPETEPVLQNNVSPEPKTGVEIVLTETRKGQNYYSLRDLRNGNIVHNVTRQSARKLWQYALTEHETNRVDVGKVEWQGDIGLWKKYKRGGQIRFDLVQRDPDETLHVYYGVTEDGIHGPWQPLIDSSETL
- a CDS encoding MogA/MoaB family molybdenum cofactor biosynthesis protein, yielding MQPKVGILTVSDRVSAGVTEDRSGPVIQQVIVERLNGAIERLAAVPDELDLIKDTLVAWVEQHHLDLILTTGGTGFAPRDVTPEATRLVIQKEAPGLVLAMLGDSLAITPHAMLSRMVAGIRGQTLIVNLPGSPKAVRENLETILPALPHALQLT